From one Streptomyces sp. ICC1 genomic stretch:
- a CDS encoding helix-turn-helix transcriptional regulator has product MIDEGDSHLKSLGLLEKLIEEADLDRASVLDPAPLSMSTGLPVSAVRAGLTRRPLPQTDFQQQVAQRLAFLRETRMRADGGPYTQAEIADGADVTPQWVGELLKGRKVPSLELASRIEDLFKVPRGFLTATPSQALNRALEEKLAHEQAQQLTGLRELKERFQLRSIAFRGAPETLAAMQDLLNLIVDDQPRPT; this is encoded by the coding sequence GTGATCGACGAGGGTGACTCCCACCTGAAGAGCCTCGGCCTCCTGGAGAAGTTGATCGAAGAAGCCGACCTGGACCGGGCTTCGGTGCTCGATCCCGCTCCGCTGTCGATGAGCACGGGCCTGCCCGTCAGTGCCGTGCGGGCCGGCCTGACCCGACGGCCCCTGCCCCAGACGGACTTCCAGCAGCAGGTGGCCCAGCGGCTGGCGTTCCTGCGCGAGACCCGGATGCGGGCGGACGGCGGCCCGTACACGCAGGCCGAGATCGCCGACGGCGCGGACGTGACCCCCCAGTGGGTCGGTGAGCTCCTCAAGGGCCGCAAGGTGCCCAGCCTCGAACTCGCCTCCCGGATCGAGGACCTCTTCAAGGTCCCCCGCGGCTTCCTGACCGCGACGCCCTCGCAGGCGCTCAACCGCGCCCTGGAGGAGAAGCTCGCGCACGAGCAGGCTCAGCAGCTCACCGGCTTGCGGGAGTTGAAGGAGCGCTTCCAACTGCGCTCGATCGCGTTCCGAGGTGCCCCCGAGACCCTGGCCGCGATGCAGGACCTCCTGAACCTCATCGTGGACGACCAGCCGAGACCGACGTGA
- a CDS encoding PPOX class F420-dependent oxidoreductase, which translates to MTDFKGFSEPDLAYLRSQHLGRLATVDAAGQPQANPVGFFPQDDGTILVGGLAMGTTKKWRNLSGNPRLSLVVDDLVSTRPWRVRGVEVRGRATLEVGPHSLGPHFSPEVIRIHPDRVLAWGLDGQG; encoded by the coding sequence ATGACTGACTTCAAGGGTTTCAGCGAGCCGGACCTGGCATATCTGCGGTCGCAGCACCTGGGGCGGCTGGCGACGGTGGACGCGGCCGGGCAGCCGCAGGCGAACCCGGTGGGGTTCTTCCCGCAGGACGACGGCACGATCCTGGTGGGCGGGCTCGCGATGGGCACGACGAAGAAGTGGCGCAACCTGTCCGGGAACCCCCGGCTGTCCCTGGTCGTGGACGACCTGGTGAGCACCCGCCCGTGGCGGGTCCGCGGCGTGGAGGTCCGCGGCCGGGCCACCCTGGAGGTCGGCCCGCACTCCCTGGGCCCGCACTTCAGCCCGGAGGTCATCCGCATCCACCCCGACCGCGTCCTGGCGTGGGGCCTCGACGGCCAGGGGTGA
- a CDS encoding helix-turn-helix domain-containing protein, with amino-acid sequence MLGAIGLDEGQESAYRALVALGAAEVPDLAHRLTLPVPQTERALRHLERQGLAAQSSARPGRWVAAPPGVALGALLTQQRHELEQAELAAALLAQEYRAEASEPAVHDLVEVVTGASAVAHRFHQLQLGAAEEVCALVSGRPQVVTGTENEAEERASVRGVAYRVVIEREVLALPSGIREASTALARGEHIRVTGQVPTKLVIADRTLAMVPLTARGAEPAALVVHASGLLESLMGLFEAVWRESLPLRLGSSGSPEEGDGGPDTTDLEILSLLLAGMTDASVAKHLELGLRTVQRRVKGLMELSGVTTRLQLGWHAYERGWVAR; translated from the coding sequence ATGCTGGGTGCGATAGGACTCGACGAGGGACAGGAGTCGGCGTACCGCGCGCTGGTCGCGCTGGGTGCGGCGGAGGTGCCCGACCTCGCGCACCGGCTGACGCTGCCGGTGCCGCAGACCGAGCGGGCCCTGCGCCACCTGGAGCGCCAGGGGCTGGCCGCCCAGTCCTCCGCGCGGCCCGGCCGGTGGGTGGCGGCACCGCCCGGGGTCGCGCTCGGGGCGCTGCTCACCCAGCAGCGGCACGAGCTGGAGCAGGCGGAGCTGGCGGCGGCGCTGCTCGCGCAGGAGTACCGGGCGGAGGCCTCCGAGCCGGCCGTGCACGACCTGGTGGAGGTGGTGACGGGTGCGAGCGCGGTGGCCCACCGCTTCCACCAGCTCCAGCTGGGCGCGGCGGAGGAGGTGTGCGCGCTGGTCAGCGGCCGGCCCCAGGTGGTGACGGGGACGGAGAACGAGGCGGAGGAGCGCGCCTCGGTGCGGGGCGTCGCCTACCGGGTGGTCATCGAGCGGGAGGTGCTGGCCCTGCCGAGCGGCATCCGGGAGGCGTCGACGGCGCTGGCGCGCGGCGAGCACATCCGGGTGACGGGGCAGGTGCCGACCAAGCTGGTGATAGCGGACCGGACGCTGGCGATGGTGCCGCTGACGGCGCGCGGCGCGGAGCCGGCGGCCCTGGTGGTGCACGCGTCGGGGCTGCTGGAATCGCTGATGGGCCTCTTCGAGGCGGTCTGGCGGGAATCGCTGCCGCTGCGGCTGGGCTCCTCGGGGTCCCCGGAGGAGGGGGACGGCGGTCCGGACACCACGGACCTGGAGATCCTCTCGCTCCTGTTGGCGGGGATGACGGACGCGAGCGTGGCGAAGCACCTGGAGCTGGGGCTGCGGACGGTGCAGCGGCGGGTGAAGGGCCTGATGGAGCTGTCCGGGGTCACGACCCGGCTCCAGTTGGGCTGGCACGCGTACGAGCGGGGCTGGGTGGCCCGCTAG
- a CDS encoding protein phosphatase 2C domain-containing protein, with product MSQPGAGADDWWQKLYYEDPDAGPDPDPRDTLDHRFRSAAVLVAPPAVPGPRRDPERSAEPVPEPGAEPEPVPGVEPEPEDAYTDSVLPPPRDPREGGQTWYALGDVAVPPALPDEEPDGPAARGWGVRGEEPAAAETPERGPAGAEQDPDTGPGPAAAPGFALGFHPGSASGWGPGPDSAPGSGSGHTDGPGSGAGSGHGSDPGSTPSSGHGSAPGSAPGFGHGSDPGSTPSSGLGSAPGSAPGLGHGSIPGSGHGSAPGSAPGSGHGSAPGSAPGFGHGSAPGSGHGSALGSGHGSAPGSGHGSVPGAGPGHTLGSGLGASPGPGPGSGAGFGGGADPEPEPDPGQGSGAGGPRDGSGPLSGAEAGRGDEPRTGSGSATGGTVPTASPVPPRPVVTHLGDRPPTYAAEPVALPAADPAGLDALTPDTVLEGAQYGAYTLRAASVRGDSARFRGEARRDFLLTARFGGGPDALVLVVLAGGDRSAPGAADASAELCRSVARAVGRSQERLADDIRTGRREALRSGLQRLTDRGYGRLRARAAELGLEEDGYTAGLRALLLPVDPECRTRVCFGAGSGGLFRLRAREWQDLEDSAPAEAGFRFRASVARPGDTLLMCSGGFADPMREEEPLPAELAGRWSDTTAPGLAAFLADTQLRLKGYADDRTAAAVWEA from the coding sequence ATGAGTCAGCCGGGCGCGGGCGCGGACGACTGGTGGCAGAAGCTCTACTACGAGGACCCCGACGCGGGGCCGGACCCCGATCCCCGGGACACGCTGGACCACCGCTTCCGCTCGGCGGCGGTCCTGGTGGCCCCGCCGGCGGTGCCGGGGCCCCGGCGGGACCCGGAGCGGTCGGCGGAACCGGTGCCGGAGCCGGGCGCTGAGCCGGAGCCGGTGCCGGGCGTCGAGCCGGAGCCGGAGGATGCGTACACCGACTCGGTGCTGCCGCCGCCGCGGGATCCCCGGGAGGGCGGGCAGACCTGGTACGCGCTGGGCGACGTCGCCGTTCCGCCCGCGCTGCCCGACGAGGAGCCGGACGGACCCGCGGCCCGGGGCTGGGGCGTACGGGGCGAAGAGCCCGCGGCAGCCGAGACCCCGGAGCGGGGTCCGGCCGGGGCGGAGCAGGACCCCGACACCGGTCCGGGGCCCGCCGCCGCGCCCGGCTTCGCCCTCGGCTTCCACCCCGGGTCCGCGTCCGGCTGGGGCCCCGGGCCCGATTCCGCTCCCGGATCCGGTTCCGGCCACACCGACGGCCCGGGCTCCGGTGCGGGTTCCGGCCACGGCTCCGATCCCGGCTCCACTCCGAGTTCCGGCCACGGTTCCGCCCCGGGTTCCGCTCCAGGCTTCGGCCACGGCTCCGATCCCGGCTCCACTCCGAGTTCCGGCCTCGGTTCCGCTCCGGGTTCCGCTCCGGGCTTGGGCCACGGCTCCATCCCGGGCTCCGGCCACGGTTCCGCCCCGGGTTCCGCTCCGGGTTCCGGCCACGGTTCCGCCCCGGGTTCCGCTCCAGGCTTCGGCCACGGTTCCGCCCCGGGCTCGGGCCACGGCTCGGCCCTGGGCTCCGGGCACGGTTCCGCCCCGGGCTCCGGCCACGGCTCCGTTCCGGGGGCCGGTCCCGGCCACACTCTCGGCAGCGGTCTCGGAGCCTCCCCGGGGCCCGGTCCCGGATCCGGTGCGGGCTTCGGCGGCGGGGCCGACCCCGAGCCGGAGCCCGATCCCGGCCAGGGGTCCGGGGCCGGCGGCCCCCGGGACGGGTCCGGACCGCTGTCCGGGGCCGAGGCCGGACGGGGCGACGAGCCCCGGACCGGGTCCGGGTCCGCGACCGGCGGTACGGTCCCGACCGCGAGCCCCGTTCCCCCACGGCCAGTGGTCACGCACCTCGGGGACCGGCCGCCCACCTACGCCGCCGAGCCCGTCGCGCTGCCCGCCGCCGATCCGGCCGGGCTGGACGCACTGACCCCCGACACCGTCCTGGAGGGGGCCCAGTACGGCGCCTACACCCTGCGCGCCGCCTCCGTACGAGGGGACTCCGCCCGGTTCCGCGGCGAGGCCCGGCGGGACTTCCTGCTCACCGCCCGCTTCGGCGGCGGCCCCGACGCCCTGGTCCTCGTCGTGCTCGCCGGCGGGGACCGCTCCGCGCCCGGGGCCGCCGACGCCTCCGCCGAGCTGTGCCGGTCCGTCGCACGCGCCGTCGGGCGGAGCCAGGAGCGGCTGGCCGACGACATCCGCACCGGCCGCCGCGAGGCCCTGCGCTCAGGGCTCCAGCGGCTCACCGACCGCGGCTACGGCCGGCTGCGCGCCCGCGCCGCCGAGCTGGGGCTCGAGGAGGACGGCTACACGGCCGGGCTGCGCGCCCTGCTGCTCCCGGTCGATCCGGAGTGCCGGACCCGGGTCTGCTTCGGCGCCGGCTCCGGCGGGCTGTTCCGGCTGCGCGCGCGGGAGTGGCAGGACCTGGAGGACTCCGCGCCCGCGGAGGCCGGGTTCCGCTTCCGCGCCTCCGTGGCCCGGCCCGGAGACACCCTGCTCATGTGCTCCGGGGGCTTCGCGGACCCGATGCGGGAGGAGGAGCCGCTGCCGGCGGAGCTCGCCGGCCGCTGGTCGGACACCACCGCGCCGGGCCTCGCGGCCTTCCTCGCGGACACCCAGCTCCGCCTCAAGGGATACGCCGACGACCGGACGGCCGCCGCGGTCTGGGAGGCGTAA
- a CDS encoding S8 family serine peptidase: MRPISRTALGAAIAAVLAVTAVGPSTAQPSDGASGTAKRPLTGSGAAAQQPTAPVTVTLVTGDRVLVSTDAAGRSAATAMPRTDGSQPIVQTRQSGKDLYVYPEGAVAALAAGKVDEELFNVTGLIRQGYDDAHAKKLPLIAVYDTSASLARSAPPVPRGAERSLVLDSIGGVALAADKEKAADFWADVTGGGANAHARVAGAAPLKKLWLDGKVQANLERSTKQVNATAAWAAGFDGTGTKVAVLDTGTDLAHPDLKGRVAEAKNFTDSDTAEDRQGHGTHTISTVGGSGAESAGAKKGVAPGAQLLSGKVLNDSGYGLDSWIIAGMQWAVDSKADVVSMSLGDPSQLSCDDPMAAATEALAKSSGTLFVVAAGNSGPGNNTVSSPGCAPSVLTVGAVDRDDTTASFSSRGPAGLQHTLKPEIAAPGVGISAAAMGGRGVYAYQSMSGTSMATPHVAGAAAIVKQRHPDWTPQQIKAALVGSANTAIPGDVRETGGGRLDVKAAIDTTVVGAPSLQGGAFNWPQDRSDRTGVEVPYTNLGTKPVTLSLSVEKVTGNDGSAVRGQIARLDKRTVTVPAGATVKVPLALDPAAKLERSQYGDVAGRVVATANGVHVSTPFSLYVEPETVTLRVKLIDRDGKPASGPSSLDVIGTDDASGERRFNEGAVDQVYRVRPGAYFLSAFVGTPDAGEGDRMIDSLTYLGRPQTEIKKDTVIVLDARKAARLKIETDRPTEARATTLAFARSWDEAWLHAGTAMGGRTIRGYYASVEGKATDGTYEFGSYWRAAAPLLSELKANGGPVLHPLTASTGSDNLDGTGSAPLVNAGSGSAEELAAVAAKGAIVLVKTEDGALYEIAANAKAAGAKAVLAHREAPGRWQAFTGYAGGSLPVLSVESGEGKALLAKLAKAPQGKVTLSWKGSAKSPYVYNLAQIEKGQVHGDRTYRVRDRELGTVESAYQSMGVAADFVDVTGAYRPLGTAVYFGSLDTVAVPGKRTELYSAGDTAWDHLVSSSFPWGEFMTDQHRTYKAGSRRTESWYDGVIGPVAPRDTAGKEQLAGERQGNWIGFASAMWGDTGHYAQQGGFGDLGNVSLKRDGESLGDSGYPFGAFEVPAGEATYELTQYLEKFGQPARTWQRSSGIQTTWTFRSKLDATQYSQALPLLFPRISAPLDGLKTLAAANGQKITLGVSGHAGYAPGALKSAKLSYSYDGENWTEAKVGASGGQWSATVDHAGAAGQQVMLKVELTDTNGATVTQTVARAYDIR, translated from the coding sequence ATGCGTCCGATATCGCGTACGGCACTGGGAGCGGCCATCGCGGCCGTCCTGGCCGTCACCGCCGTGGGACCCTCCACGGCACAGCCGAGCGACGGAGCGTCAGGGACGGCGAAGAGGCCCCTCACCGGCAGCGGGGCGGCCGCACAGCAGCCGACCGCGCCCGTCACCGTGACCCTGGTCACCGGTGACCGCGTCCTGGTCTCCACCGATGCGGCGGGGCGCAGCGCCGCCACCGCGATGCCGCGCACCGACGGCTCACAGCCCATCGTGCAGACCCGCCAGTCGGGCAAGGACCTCTACGTCTACCCCGAGGGCGCGGTCGCCGCGCTCGCCGCGGGCAAGGTCGACGAGGAACTCTTCAACGTCACCGGCCTGATCCGGCAGGGCTACGACGACGCGCACGCCAAGAAGCTCCCGCTCATCGCGGTCTACGACACCTCCGCGAGCCTGGCCCGCAGCGCCCCGCCCGTGCCGCGCGGCGCGGAGCGCTCGCTCGTCCTCGACTCCATCGGCGGCGTCGCGCTCGCCGCCGACAAGGAGAAGGCGGCCGACTTCTGGGCCGACGTCACGGGCGGCGGCGCGAACGCCCACGCGCGCGTCGCCGGCGCCGCCCCGCTGAAGAAGCTGTGGCTGGACGGCAAGGTCCAGGCGAACCTGGAGCGCTCCACCAAGCAGGTGAACGCCACCGCCGCCTGGGCCGCCGGCTTCGACGGCACGGGCACCAAGGTCGCCGTCCTCGACACCGGCACCGACCTGGCACACCCCGACCTCAAGGGCCGGGTCGCCGAAGCGAAGAACTTCACCGACTCCGACACCGCCGAGGACCGCCAGGGTCACGGCACCCACACCATCTCCACCGTCGGCGGCTCCGGCGCCGAGAGCGCCGGCGCGAAGAAGGGCGTCGCCCCCGGCGCCCAGCTGCTCAGCGGCAAGGTCCTCAACGACTCCGGCTACGGCCTGGACTCGTGGATCATCGCGGGCATGCAGTGGGCCGTCGACAGCAAGGCCGACGTGGTCTCCATGAGCCTCGGCGACCCCTCCCAGCTCTCCTGCGACGACCCGATGGCCGCGGCCACCGAGGCGCTCGCCAAGAGCAGCGGCACCCTCTTCGTCGTCGCCGCCGGCAACTCCGGCCCCGGCAACAACACCGTCTCCTCGCCCGGTTGCGCGCCCAGCGTGCTGACCGTCGGCGCCGTGGACCGCGACGACACGACCGCCTCCTTCTCCAGCCGCGGCCCGGCAGGCCTGCAGCACACCCTCAAGCCGGAGATCGCCGCCCCCGGCGTCGGGATCTCGGCCGCCGCCATGGGCGGCCGCGGGGTGTACGCGTACCAGTCCATGTCCGGCACCTCGATGGCCACCCCGCACGTCGCGGGCGCCGCCGCCATCGTCAAGCAGCGCCACCCCGACTGGACCCCGCAGCAGATCAAGGCCGCGCTGGTCGGCTCCGCCAACACCGCGATCCCGGGCGACGTACGGGAGACCGGCGGCGGCCGGCTCGACGTCAAGGCGGCCATCGACACCACCGTCGTCGGCGCCCCCTCGCTCCAGGGCGGCGCCTTCAACTGGCCGCAGGACCGCAGCGACCGCACCGGCGTCGAGGTCCCGTACACCAACCTGGGCACCAAGCCCGTCACACTGAGCCTCTCCGTCGAGAAGGTCACCGGCAACGACGGCTCGGCCGTCCGCGGCCAGATCGCCCGCCTCGACAAGCGCACCGTGACCGTCCCGGCCGGCGCCACCGTCAAGGTGCCGCTCGCCCTGGACCCCGCCGCGAAGCTGGAGCGCTCCCAGTACGGGGACGTCGCCGGCCGCGTCGTCGCCACGGCGAACGGAGTGCACGTCTCGACCCCCTTCTCGCTCTACGTGGAGCCCGAGACGGTCACCCTGCGCGTCAAGCTCATCGACCGCGACGGCAAGCCGGCGTCCGGACCGTCCTCCCTGGACGTGATCGGCACCGACGACGCCAGCGGTGAGCGCCGCTTCAACGAAGGCGCCGTCGACCAGGTCTACCGGGTCCGCCCGGGCGCGTACTTCCTCTCCGCCTTCGTCGGCACCCCCGACGCGGGCGAGGGCGACCGGATGATCGACTCGCTCACCTACCTGGGCCGTCCGCAGACGGAGATCAAGAAGGACACGGTGATCGTGCTGGACGCCCGCAAGGCGGCCAGGCTGAAGATCGAGACCGACCGGCCCACCGAGGCGCGCGCCACCACCCTCGCCTTCGCCCGCTCCTGGGACGAGGCCTGGCTGCACGCGGGCACCGCCATGGGCGGCCGCACCATCCGCGGCTACTACGCCTCCGTCGAGGGCAAGGCCACGGACGGCACGTACGAGTTCGGCAGCTACTGGCGGGCGGCCGCGCCGCTGCTCTCCGAGCTGAAGGCGAACGGCGGCCCCGTGCTGCACCCGCTCACCGCCTCCACCGGCAGCGACAACCTCGACGGCACCGGCAGCGCGCCGCTCGTCAACGCGGGCTCCGGCAGCGCCGAAGAGCTCGCGGCCGTCGCCGCCAAGGGCGCGATCGTCCTGGTGAAGACCGAGGACGGCGCGCTGTACGAGATCGCGGCGAACGCGAAGGCGGCCGGCGCCAAGGCCGTCCTCGCCCACCGCGAAGCCCCCGGCCGCTGGCAGGCCTTCACCGGTTACGCGGGCGGCTCCCTCCCGGTGCTGTCGGTCGAGTCGGGCGAGGGCAAGGCCCTGCTGGCCAAGCTCGCCAAGGCCCCGCAGGGCAAGGTGACGCTGAGCTGGAAGGGCAGCGCGAAGAGCCCGTACGTCTACAACCTCGCCCAGATCGAGAAGGGGCAGGTCCACGGCGACCGCACGTACCGGGTGCGCGACCGCGAGCTCGGGACCGTCGAGTCGGCCTACCAGTCGATGGGCGTCGCGGCCGACTTCGTCGACGTCACCGGGGCCTACCGGCCGCTCGGCACGGCCGTGTACTTCGGCAGCCTCGACACCGTCGCGGTGCCGGGCAAGCGCACCGAGCTCTACTCCGCCGGGGACACCGCCTGGGACCACCTGGTCTCCAGCAGCTTCCCGTGGGGCGAGTTCATGACGGACCAGCACCGCACCTACAAGGCGGGCTCCCGGCGCACCGAGAGCTGGTACGACGGGGTCATCGGCCCGGTCGCGCCGCGCGACACCGCGGGCAAGGAGCAGCTGGCCGGCGAGCGGCAGGGCAACTGGATCGGTTTCGCCTCGGCCATGTGGGGCGACACCGGGCACTACGCGCAGCAGGGCGGCTTCGGCGACCTCGGCAACGTCTCGCTCAAGCGCGACGGCGAGTCGCTGGGCGACAGCGGCTACCCGTTCGGGGCCTTCGAGGTCCCGGCCGGGGAGGCCACGTACGAACTGACCCAGTACCTGGAGAAGTTCGGCCAGCCGGCCCGCACCTGGCAGCGCTCCTCCGGGATCCAGACCACCTGGACCTTCCGCTCGAAGCTGGACGCGACGCAGTACTCGCAGGCGCTGCCGCTCCTCTTCCCGCGGATCTCCGCCCCGCTGGACGGTCTGAAGACGCTGGCCGCGGCCAACGGCCAGAAGATCACCCTCGGGGTCAGCGGACACGCGGGCTACGCGCCGGGCGCGCTCAAGTCGGCCAAGCTCTCGTACTCGTACGACGGCGAGAACTGGACCGAGGCGAAGGTCGGCGCGAGCGGCGGGCAGTGGTCCGCGACCGTGGACCACGCCGGGGCCGCGGGCCAGCAGGTCATGCTCAAGGTCGAGCTGACCGACACGAACGGCGCCACCGTCACCCAGACGGTCGCGCGGGCGTACGACATTCGCTAA
- a CDS encoding DUF456 domain-containing protein, which yields MDLPQLPQLLLVGMVLLFGLVGVMVPGAPGTLLVWAGLLWWALHEQSAVSWGLLAGATALLLVVQAVKWRLPPRRLRGVGVTRRMVLCAGAGAVLGFVLLPVVGTVPGFVGGIYLCERRRLGGHDEAWASVRAVMRAVGTSVLVELFACLLVVGTWLGTVLWA from the coding sequence ATGGATCTGCCTCAGCTGCCCCAGCTCCTCCTGGTGGGGATGGTGCTGCTGTTCGGGCTGGTCGGAGTCATGGTCCCGGGCGCCCCGGGGACCCTGCTGGTGTGGGCCGGGCTGCTGTGGTGGGCGCTGCACGAGCAGTCGGCGGTGTCGTGGGGCCTGCTGGCGGGGGCGACGGCGCTGCTGCTGGTGGTGCAGGCGGTGAAGTGGCGGCTGCCTCCGCGAAGGCTCCGCGGGGTGGGCGTCACCCGCCGGATGGTGCTCTGCGCGGGCGCGGGGGCGGTACTGGGCTTCGTGCTGCTGCCGGTGGTCGGCACGGTCCCGGGCTTCGTGGGCGGGATCTACCTCTGCGAGCGGCGCCGGCTGGGCGGGCACGACGAGGCGTGGGCGTCGGTCCGGGCGGTGATGCGGGCGGTGGGGACGAGCGTGCTGGTGGAGCTGTTCGCGTGTCTGCTGGTGGTCGGGACGTGGCTCGGGACGGTGCTGTGGGCGTAG
- a CDS encoding toxin-antitoxin system, toxin component — protein MRNRRRGQQLEAEMGRLCDELYAGLGEPAPRDIDDLIARIAGYLTAYRGDPARPVRVVRRDFPQGLGPVSGLWLDRETEDVIVVAKSTSPFHALVILGHEIWHMVRGHCGTHVLGVQVATRLLGDDVLSEGDLDEAVRLVAARTHAFAGDEAEAEQYGRMLGRRFRHLVEFDPSQPVLEGPAARIQASLGDG, from the coding sequence GTGCGGAACCGGCGGCGCGGCCAGCAACTGGAAGCGGAGATGGGTCGGCTGTGCGACGAGCTGTACGCCGGCCTCGGCGAGCCCGCGCCCAGGGACATCGATGATCTGATCGCCCGTATCGCCGGATACCTCACCGCGTACCGCGGCGATCCCGCACGCCCCGTCCGCGTCGTGCGCCGGGACTTCCCGCAGGGCCTCGGCCCCGTTTCGGGACTCTGGCTCGACCGCGAGACCGAGGACGTCATCGTCGTCGCCAAGTCCACCAGCCCCTTCCACGCCCTCGTCATCCTGGGCCACGAGATCTGGCACATGGTCCGCGGCCACTGCGGCACCCACGTGCTGGGCGTGCAGGTCGCCACGCGTCTGCTCGGCGACGACGTCCTGAGCGAGGGGGACCTCGACGAAGCGGTCCGCCTGGTCGCCGCGCGCACCCATGCCTTCGCCGGCGACGAGGCCGAGGCCGAGCAGTACGGACGCATGCTCGGCCGGCGCTTTCGCCACCTGGTCGAATTCGACCCCTCGCAGCCGGTCCTCGAGGGACCGGCCGCCAGGATCCAGGCCTCACTCGGCGACGGCTGA
- a CDS encoding pyruvate dehydrogenase, whose product MAKQNVADQFVDILVRAGVRRMYGVVGDSLNPVVDAIRRTGGIEWIQVRHEETAAFAAGAEAQITGGLAACAGSCGPGNLHLINGLYDAHRSMAPVLALASHIPSSEIGLGYFQETHPDRLFTECSHYSELISNPRQMPRVLQSAVQHAIGRGGVSVVSLPGDIASLPAPEKTVEHALVTARPTVRPGDGEIEKLVRLIDEADKVTLFCGSGTAGAHAEVMEFAGRVKAPVGHALRGKEWIQYDNPYDVGMSGLLGYGAAYEATHECDLLILLGTDFPYNAFLPDDVKIVQVDIRPEHLGRRSKLDLAVWGDVRETLRALNTRVKAKTDRRFLDRMLKKHTDALEGVVKAYTRKVEKHTPIHPEYVAAVLDELADEDAVFTVDTGMCNVWAARYLSPNGKRRIIGSFSHGSMANALPQAIGAQFTDRGRQVVSMSGDGGFSMLMGDFLTLVQYDLPVKVVLFNNSSLGMVELEMLVSGLPSYGTTNKNPDFAAIARAAGAFGVRVEKPKQLTAALKDAFTHKGPALVDVVTDPNALSIPPRISTEMVTGFALSASKIVLDGGVGRMIQMARSNLRNVPRP is encoded by the coding sequence ATGGCCAAGCAGAACGTGGCGGATCAGTTCGTCGACATCCTCGTACGCGCGGGCGTGCGGCGGATGTACGGAGTCGTCGGCGACAGCCTCAACCCCGTCGTGGACGCGATCCGCCGAACGGGCGGCATCGAGTGGATCCAGGTCCGCCACGAGGAGACCGCCGCCTTCGCGGCCGGCGCCGAGGCCCAGATCACCGGCGGCCTCGCCGCCTGCGCGGGCTCCTGCGGCCCCGGCAACCTCCACCTCATCAACGGCCTCTACGACGCCCACCGCTCGATGGCCCCGGTCCTCGCCCTGGCCTCGCACATCCCCTCCAGCGAGATCGGCCTCGGCTACTTCCAGGAGACCCACCCCGACCGGCTGTTCACCGAATGCAGCCACTACAGCGAGCTGATCTCCAACCCGCGGCAGATGCCGCGGGTGCTGCAGAGCGCCGTCCAGCACGCCATCGGCCGCGGCGGGGTCAGCGTGGTGTCCCTGCCCGGGGACATCGCCTCGCTGCCCGCGCCCGAGAAGACCGTGGAGCACGCGCTCGTGACCGCGCGCCCGACCGTGCGGCCCGGTGACGGGGAGATCGAGAAGCTGGTCCGGCTGATCGACGAGGCCGACAAGGTCACACTGTTCTGCGGGAGCGGCACCGCCGGGGCGCACGCCGAGGTGATGGAGTTCGCGGGCCGGGTCAAGGCCCCCGTCGGGCACGCCCTGCGCGGCAAGGAATGGATCCAGTACGACAATCCGTACGACGTCGGCATGAGCGGGCTGCTCGGCTACGGCGCGGCCTACGAGGCCACCCACGAGTGCGACCTGCTGATCCTGCTCGGCACGGACTTCCCGTACAACGCCTTCCTCCCCGACGACGTGAAGATCGTGCAGGTGGACATCCGCCCCGAGCACCTCGGGCGGCGTTCGAAGCTGGACCTCGCGGTCTGGGGCGACGTACGGGAGACCCTGCGCGCGCTGAACACCCGGGTGAAGGCCAAGACGGACCGCCGGTTCCTGGACCGGATGCTGAAGAAGCACACGGACGCGCTGGAGGGGGTGGTGAAGGCGTACACGCGCAAGGTGGAGAAGCACACGCCCATCCATCCCGAGTACGTGGCCGCCGTGCTCGACGAACTGGCCGACGAGGACGCCGTCTTCACCGTCGACACGGGCATGTGCAACGTGTGGGCGGCGCGCTATCTTTCCCCGAACGGCAAGCGGCGCATCATCGGCTCCTTCAGCCACGGCTCCATGGCCAACGCCCTCCCGCAGGCCATCGGGGCACAGTTCACCGATCGCGGTCGTCAAGTGGTGTCGATGTCGGGCGACGGCGGTTTCTCCATGCTGATGGGAGATTTCCTCACCCTGGTGCAGTACGACCTCCCCGTCAAAGTGGTCCTCTTCAACAACTCATCCCTCGGAATGGTCGAGTTGGAGATGCTGGTTTCCGGCCTGCCTTCGTACGGAACGACGAACAAGAACCCCGACTTCGCGGCGATCGCCCGCGCGGCGGGCGCGTTCGGGGTCCGGGTGGAGAAGCCCAAGCAGCTCACAGCCGCTTTGAAGGACGCCTTCACACACAAGGGGCCCGCCCTGGTGGACGTGGTGACCGACCCCAACGCCCTGTCGATTCCACCGAGGATCAGCACCGAAATGGTGACCGGATTCGCACTGTCCGCCAGCAAGATCGTGCTCGACGGAGGGGTCGGCCGGATGATCCAGATGGCGCGATCCAACCTGCGCAACGTGCCGCGCCCGTGA